A stretch of the Tannerella serpentiformis genome encodes the following:
- a CDS encoding methylenetetrahydrofolate reductase yields the protein MERVIDLINKSRGTAFSFEILPPLKGNSIQSVYRVIDKLRDFDPKYINITSHHSEAIEVRGTDGMVRTVNLRKRPGSVAIASAIQNRYGIAAVPHLVCKGFTKDETEYGLIDLNFLGVNNLLLLRGDVKRLHEPDNAEIYHDHATDLQLQVNNFNRGIALDGSPITDIETPFSYGMACYPEMHEDALSMDDDIRYAKLKVEQGAEYLVTQMFFDNAKYYAFVDRMRAEGVTVPIIPGIKPIVLRDQLEVIPRIFHCTFPPEFAAALSRCKTDQEATEVGVEWCTAQCRDLVAHGVPSIHFYTLMASDSIRRVAKEIY from the coding sequence ATGGAAAGAGTCATCGATTTAATCAACAAGAGCCGAGGCACGGCCTTCTCGTTCGAGATCCTGCCGCCGCTGAAGGGCAACAGCATCCAGAGCGTCTATCGCGTCATCGACAAGCTGCGCGACTTCGACCCCAAGTACATCAACATCACCTCGCACCACAGCGAAGCCATCGAGGTGCGCGGCACGGACGGCATGGTGCGCACCGTCAACCTGCGCAAACGCCCCGGATCAGTCGCCATCGCCTCGGCCATACAGAACCGCTACGGCATCGCCGCCGTGCCACACCTCGTCTGCAAGGGCTTCACCAAAGATGAGACGGAGTATGGCCTGATCGACCTGAATTTCCTGGGCGTGAACAACCTCCTCCTCCTCCGCGGCGACGTCAAGCGGCTCCACGAGCCCGATAACGCCGAGATTTATCACGATCACGCCACCGATCTACAGCTCCAAGTGAACAATTTCAACCGCGGCATAGCTCTGGACGGCTCGCCGATCACGGATATCGAAACGCCCTTCTCTTACGGCATGGCCTGCTACCCCGAGATGCACGAGGATGCCCTGTCGATGGACGACGACATCCGATACGCCAAGCTGAAGGTGGAACAGGGCGCGGAGTATCTCGTTACGCAGATGTTTTTTGACAATGCGAAGTATTACGCCTTCGTCGATCGCATGCGGGCGGAGGGCGTCACGGTGCCCATCATCCCGGGCATCAAGCCGATCGTGCTGCGCGACCAGTTGGAGGTCATTCCGCGCATCTTCCACTGCACCTTCCCGCCCGAGTTTGCCGCCGCGCTCAGTCGTTGCAAGACTGACCAAGAGGCGACGGAGGTTGGCGTAGAGTGGTGCACAGCCCAGTGTCGCGATCTGGTGGCACACGGCGTGCCCAGCATCCATTTCTACACCCTGATGGCCTCGGACAGCATCCGCCGCGTAGCCAAAGAGATCTACTGA
- a CDS encoding 4-alpha-glucanotransferase — translation MTLTFHLFYPAPTGHTVQLVCRDIATAAGADPAVGLPMTSTDGAHWSLSLDVPTSLLEADYAYQSLDADGQPSDEPWRPMRHVSLDPTHAVYTLHDRWQTIPGDSPLYTAAFTHAHFIRHEPQSPTKATHPRSLILRVPAPRVGKDEHVAIVGSCDSLGNWDPTRAVRMSDAHFPDWEVCLDLDTLTLPFEYKFILRNTDGQLHQWEADFNRTWTGSTPRASEVVIVSETPFRDARPQWKGAGTVVPVFSLRSETSFGVGDLHDLRLLIDWAAETGQSVVQVLPMNDTTATYTYRDSYPYSAISVYALHPIYLSLTDLEPLKDAHQSAVFQRMQRQLNALPEMDYEAVLKGKLDYCRTYFSESGAKVLQSDGYRRFVRKNRAWLMPYAVFCYYRDLHGTVDFIRWGDDATYDTDRVRALFDAQWKTSGEVGYHCFLQYILHTQFSDVADYARRRGVILKGDLPIGVNRASVDAWADTPYFNPQQQAGAPPDDFSTVGQNWGFPTYNWEVMERDDFAWWKARLGKLSEYFDCFRIDHILGFFRIWEVPIDYVRGLCGHFRPALPLTPDEIEAFGLSFDVRYARPMIRRECLAEVFGDKSDEVLARFLTSIDDAYVAPNALCDTQQKIATLFQKANDIGLRDALYRLTEEVLFVEDPYTPGHYHPRISADRSLRYHTLTEAHRIAFDRLYADFFFVRHHDFWRDTALRRLHPLTASTDMLVCGEDLGMIPDSVHEVMDRLRILSLELGRISKIYGVEFTDLRRAPYLSVCTTSTHDMAPLRLWWQEDAERTRRYLQALSYPTHNENEEATPEAAECIVRDHLQAASILTVLPLQDWLAIDGSLRVPDPTRERINIPADPDHYWRYRMHLTLEELLGAEAFNKKIGAMLRESNRTD, via the coding sequence ATGACTCTCACTTTCCACCTCTTCTACCCCGCACCGACGGGCCACACCGTGCAGCTTGTCTGCCGAGACATCGCGACAGCTGCCGGTGCTGACCCCGCCGTGGGTCTACCGATGACCTCCACCGACGGGGCGCATTGGTCGCTCTCGCTCGATGTGCCCACGTCGTTGCTGGAGGCCGACTATGCCTACCAATCCCTCGATGCTGACGGGCAACCGTCCGACGAGCCTTGGCGACCGATGCGCCACGTATCGCTCGACCCGACTCACGCTGTCTACACCCTGCATGACCGTTGGCAGACTATCCCCGGCGACAGCCCTCTCTACACCGCGGCCTTCACCCACGCACACTTTATCAGGCACGAGCCACAATCTCCGACCAAGGCGACTCACCCGCGCAGTCTCATCCTACGTGTACCGGCCCCACGCGTCGGAAAGGATGAGCACGTGGCCATCGTCGGCAGCTGCGACAGCCTCGGCAACTGGGATCCCACGCGAGCCGTACGAATGAGCGACGCTCACTTCCCCGATTGGGAGGTCTGCTTAGACTTGGATACGCTCACCCTTCCGTTCGAATACAAGTTCATCCTCCGCAATACCGACGGCCAACTCCACCAATGGGAGGCCGATTTTAACCGTACGTGGACGGGAAGTACGCCGCGAGCGTCCGAGGTCGTGATCGTGTCAGAAACACCCTTCCGCGACGCACGTCCCCAGTGGAAGGGTGCGGGTACGGTGGTTCCTGTCTTCTCCCTGCGATCGGAAACGAGCTTCGGCGTAGGTGACTTGCACGACTTGCGACTCCTCATCGACTGGGCCGCTGAGACAGGACAGTCCGTCGTGCAAGTGCTGCCGATGAATGACACGACCGCCACCTACACCTACCGCGACTCCTACCCCTATAGCGCCATCTCTGTCTACGCCCTCCACCCCATCTATCTCTCACTGACCGACCTCGAGCCGCTAAAAGACGCGCATCAATCGGCCGTCTTTCAACGTATGCAACGCCAACTCAACGCGTTGCCGGAGATGGATTATGAGGCGGTTCTAAAGGGCAAGCTGGACTATTGTCGCACCTACTTCAGCGAGTCGGGGGCGAAGGTGTTGCAGAGCGACGGCTATCGGCGTTTTGTCAGGAAGAACCGTGCATGGCTCATGCCTTACGCCGTCTTCTGTTACTACCGCGACCTACACGGCACAGTCGACTTCATCCGCTGGGGCGACGATGCGACGTACGATACCGACCGGGTGCGGGCGCTCTTCGATGCACAGTGGAAGACGTCTGGCGAGGTGGGTTACCACTGCTTCCTGCAATACATCCTGCACACACAGTTCAGCGACGTGGCCGACTATGCACGCCGCCGAGGTGTGATCCTCAAGGGCGATCTACCTATCGGTGTCAACCGGGCCAGCGTGGACGCGTGGGCCGACACGCCGTATTTCAACCCGCAACAGCAGGCAGGCGCTCCGCCCGACGACTTCTCCACCGTGGGGCAGAATTGGGGCTTTCCGACCTACAACTGGGAGGTGATGGAGCGCGACGATTTCGCTTGGTGGAAGGCGCGACTCGGTAAGCTCAGCGAATACTTCGACTGCTTCCGCATCGACCATATCCTCGGTTTCTTCCGTATTTGGGAAGTACCGATCGACTATGTGCGTGGCCTTTGTGGACACTTTCGTCCGGCTCTTCCACTCACCCCGGACGAGATCGAGGCCTTTGGGTTGTCCTTCGATGTACGTTATGCCCGCCCTATGATCCGACGCGAATGCCTCGCCGAAGTATTCGGTGATAAGTCGGACGAAGTGCTGGCACGTTTTCTTACTTCTATCGATGACGCGTATGTGGCTCCGAACGCCCTTTGTGATACCCAACAAAAGATCGCCACACTGTTTCAGAAAGCCAACGACATCGGTCTGCGCGATGCCCTCTACCGTCTCACCGAGGAGGTGCTCTTCGTGGAAGATCCCTACACGCCTGGCCATTACCATCCGCGTATTTCGGCCGATCGCTCACTACGTTACCACACACTGACCGAGGCCCATCGTATCGCTTTCGATCGCCTCTACGCCGACTTTTTCTTCGTCCGCCACCACGACTTTTGGCGTGACACGGCCCTCCGTCGCCTCCACCCCCTGACGGCTTCCACCGATATGCTTGTCTGTGGCGAAGACCTCGGCATGATCCCCGATTCGGTGCACGAAGTCATGGACCGCCTGCGCATCCTCAGTCTTGAGCTGGGGCGTATCTCCAAGATCTACGGCGTGGAGTTCACCGACCTCCGCCGTGCGCCCTACCTCTCTGTCTGCACCACCTCCACGCACGACATGGCGCCGCTGCGTCTCTGGTGGCAAGAGGATGCCGAACGCACCCGCCGCTACCTGCAGGCCCTATCCTACCCTACCCACAATGAAAATGAAGAAGCTACGCCCGAAGCCGCTGAGTGTATCGTTCGCGACCACCTTCAGGCGGCCTCCATCCTCACTGTCCTCCCTCTCCAGGACTGGCTGGCAATAGATGGTAGTCTGCGTGTACCAGACCCGACTCGCGAGCGGATCAACATCCCCGCCGATCCGGATCATTACTGGCGTTACCGCATGCACCTCACACTCGAGGAGCTACTCGGAGCTGAGGCATTCAACAAAAAAATCGGTGCGATGCTCCGAGAGAGCAACCGCACCGATTGA
- a CDS encoding DNA polymerase III subunit, whose translation MYFHNVIGQDDLKARLTDTARRGLIPHARLFCGRMGCGTFPLALAYARYLNCSDRTDTDACGKCHSCRQYDALAHPDLHFVFPIVADKKRKRTVCDDYLGEWRAMLTEHTYFDLDEWLDRMETAGRQALIYAEESDQMIRATSLRIYEAQYRVLIVWMPERMHAACANKLLKLIEEPPARTVILMVSDAPDLILGTILSRTQRLDVRPIEADALARALEQRSGLSSDAARHTAHLAHGDLLAAERIMGQDERERLFLDFFIRIMRNAWKRDVRAMKQTADELAALSREQQRAFLAYCQHLVRENFVRRFRSDDLNYLRPDEAAFSARFSPYVNERNVFDFAAELADAERHITQNGNAKMIFFDFTLRITVLLKK comes from the coding sequence ATGTATTTCCACAACGTTATCGGGCAGGATGACCTCAAGGCACGCCTCACGGACACAGCGCGCCGAGGCCTCATCCCCCATGCCCGCCTTTTTTGCGGACGCATGGGCTGCGGCACCTTCCCGCTGGCCCTCGCTTACGCCCGTTATTTGAATTGCTCCGACCGTACGGACACGGACGCTTGCGGGAAATGCCATTCCTGTCGCCAATATGATGCGCTCGCACACCCCGATTTGCATTTCGTCTTCCCCATTGTCGCTGACAAAAAGAGGAAGCGGACCGTCTGCGACGATTACCTCGGTGAATGGCGCGCGATGCTGACTGAGCACACCTATTTTGACCTCGATGAGTGGCTCGACAGGATGGAGACTGCTGGTCGACAGGCCTTAATCTACGCCGAGGAAAGTGACCAGATGATTCGCGCCACCAGCCTCCGAATCTACGAGGCCCAATACCGTGTGCTGATCGTCTGGATGCCTGAGCGCATGCATGCCGCATGCGCCAACAAGCTGCTCAAACTCATCGAAGAGCCCCCGGCACGCACCGTGATCTTGATGGTCTCCGACGCGCCAGACTTGATCCTCGGTACAATCCTTTCGCGCACGCAAAGACTCGACGTCCGACCCATCGAGGCCGACGCCCTCGCCCGCGCATTGGAGCAGCGCAGCGGGCTGTCCTCCGACGCCGCTCGCCACACGGCCCACCTGGCCCATGGCGATCTGCTCGCCGCGGAACGTATCATGGGGCAGGACGAGCGGGAGCGTCTTTTCCTCGACTTTTTCATCCGTATCATGCGCAACGCCTGGAAACGCGACGTCCGCGCCATGAAGCAGACCGCCGACGAGCTCGCCGCGCTCTCCCGCGAGCAGCAGCGTGCCTTTTTGGCCTACTGCCAACACCTCGTAAGGGAGAATTTCGTCCGCCGATTCCGTTCCGACGACCTCAATTACCTCCGCCCGGACGAGGCCGCCTTCTCCGCTCGCTTCTCGCCCTATGTCAACGAGCGGAATGTCTTCGATTTCGCCGCCGAGCTGGCCGATGCGGAGCGTCACATCACCCAAAACGGCAATGCGAAAATGATCTTCTTCGACTTCACCCTCCGAATCACAGTCCTATTAAAGAAATGA
- a CDS encoding bactofilin family protein has product MVRTKNEEIPLSSGGMHNVLAAGTVVTGSVASESDFRLDGRIEGDINCKGKIVIGPKGSIVGNIISDNAEILGDVEGSIRIKEKLVFKSTAIIKGDIFTQTLEIEPGAHFNGTCTMSGKVDDPRTQGNNKSNVTPLNKK; this is encoded by the coding sequence ATGGTACGAACAAAGAACGAAGAGATACCGCTGAGTAGCGGTGGGATGCACAATGTGCTGGCCGCGGGAACGGTCGTAACGGGTAGCGTGGCCTCGGAATCGGACTTCCGGTTGGACGGACGTATCGAGGGCGACATCAATTGCAAGGGCAAGATCGTTATTGGCCCTAAGGGTAGCATAGTCGGTAATATCATCTCCGACAATGCTGAGATCTTGGGCGATGTAGAAGGCTCGATCCGTATCAAGGAGAAGCTGGTCTTCAAGTCGACCGCCATCATCAAGGGCGACATCTTCACGCAAACGCTGGAGATCGAACCGGGTGCTCACTTCAACGGTACGTGTACGATGTCAGGCAAGGTGGACGATCCGCGTACACAGGGCAACAACAAGTCGAACGTCACGCCGCTCAATAAGAAGTAG
- the folB gene encoding dihydroneopterin aldolase, translating into MNGKIALRGMKFYAHHGVFEQETVIGGYYTVDVAFALPTLASTETDELSDTVNYAEIYDRVQAEMARPSRLIEHVAGRIHRALHAYRSDLTDLRVTVTKHHPPLGGEVRDATVTLED; encoded by the coding sequence ATGAACGGAAAAATCGCCCTACGCGGCATGAAATTCTACGCCCATCACGGCGTCTTTGAACAGGAAACTGTGATCGGTGGATACTACACCGTAGACGTGGCCTTTGCCCTGCCCACCCTTGCTTCCACGGAGACGGACGAGCTGTCGGATACGGTCAACTATGCCGAAATCTACGACCGAGTGCAGGCCGAGATGGCCCGTCCCTCGCGTCTGATCGAGCATGTGGCCGGACGCATCCACCGCGCCTTGCACGCCTATCGATCTGACCTGACCGACCTACGCGTCACGGTCACCAAACATCATCCACCTCTCGGTGGCGAAGTCCGTGACGCCACCGTGACGCTGGAGGACTGA